From the genome of Vitis riparia cultivar Riparia Gloire de Montpellier isolate 1030 chromosome 11, EGFV_Vit.rip_1.0, whole genome shotgun sequence:
GCTTTTGGGAAGAAAAATTGCTTTGATCCTTCTTCAGAAAAGCAAGAGAAGCACTTGGAAAGTATTAGCTATAAGCAATACCTAAGCTTTCCTGTGTTCActtgtttttgtctttttttttttttttttaattcgctGACGgaagttttcttttccttacacAGCAAATGCTGTTCTTGAAGGTGCTTGTGAGCGAGCTATTGTTGGGGATATCTACTGTGACATTCCCCTAGGCCTATATGTTATCCGCGGGGAGAATGTTGTCTTACTTGGCGAACTGGTATAATCTGTTGCTCTCTTACTCTCTGAGGCTTGTCTATTGATAATCACTGCTGAAATAGCTTAGCTTGCCCTTTTATTGATTTTGCTACTCATGTATAGGATTTGGATAAGGAGGAGCTTCCTCCGCATATGACCCGTGTGCCTGAAGCAGAGATAAAAAGGGTAAGTGAAACTGATCATATTGCCTATTAATGATTATGCTAAACATCTTCAGTGTgtttattgtaagaaaccaaaTTCTGAGTTCCCCATCACATGAATGGATGTTTGTTTTCCATCCTAGCATAGATATTTGAGTCATCAAGTAACAAAATCTTAGGGTTGCAAGCATGTTGTATAATGCTATGCCCTTTATCTCTGCAACCATTTCCTGAAATCACTTCTCACTTTTTCAAGATGTCTTGTGAAAACCTTCACCTGAAGAcccaaataataaatttcaatcattCTGCCTACCTCTGCTCTGATGAAGAACAATCTGTTGGCTAAAGCATGAGAGAATCCATGTTCAAGAAACCCTTAACTGAGCTTTGTCCTAAGCTTCTCTGCTTATCAAACAATGGTTGGCTCACATTTAAGCCTGTGTTTTGGGGCTAGCAACATAGTTCATTTCTGTCCATGGCATATTTTTGGGTCTttgtcatctttctttttccttttataagtgGCACAAAATACATAAGCTTTTATACATTAGTTTGTTCAGCTAGGCATAAGATTTCATGCTTCTGctttgtgtttttgttgttgaTATCCTTTGGTGCACATCTTATTTGCTTTCAGGCTCAGAAAGCTGAAAGGGAAGCTACAGATTTGAAGGGCTCCATGAGAAAGAGAATGGAGTTCCTTGATTTTGACTAATGATTATCTTCATCAATGGATCCTGCACTATATTGCGAGTTCATTCTATGTCTGCAAAGAATATTGCAGGTGACCAAGAAATGGAAGAGGTGGGTGTAAAGAGACCCATTTGCAAAGAAGAAAGCAAAGAGGAACAGCTAATTCTTAGGACTTCATTCAAAGAAGCCAGGAAAAGGCAAAGCCTGCGAGTTGATATTGTACTATATCCATAGCTGGTTTCATCATTTATAATTTAGTGTTTTGTGATTGTTTCAGTTGTAACAAGCTAATGTTCAATCTCACCCTCTCCCTTGATGGTGGCTTTTGCTTATCCTTCAAACATATACTACTGAGATTTTGCTCATTCAGTTGTTTGGTGCCTCATTTTGTAATGGCACAGTCCCTCTTAATTCTTTAACATGGAAATTTCCTGCAGATTTACCATATCTTCACCCCCTTTCTCTGTTCTATCTTGGCTTGGTTGCAGTTATACTTGAATTTGTAGCAAACTTCATTTCAAGTGAATGTTGACTGTGTGACATTTAAATACAAAGCATATAAGcatttagggtttagggtttagaaCCATTGGTCGAGCTTCTCCCCACAAAGTTCATATTCCCACCCAAGGATTCAGGTAATGTAGAAAGTACAGAAATCAAACATATGAAGCATGTAAGTCTCAAAAGCAGGATTTCATTCACTCTGGATAGGTGAGCAAAGAGATGAATAATTCATTATCAGGGAACTGTGATATGAGCTCAGATCGTTTCCCCAGCTCAAAGTCCTCGAACTGGAAGGCAGGTGCACAAGTGCATCCCACAAGAGAGTAGTGGTGCTCCCCATCCCTTGCTGGATTTTTTTCCGGCACCCCATTTGGTGGAATGCTTAAGTCCTTCGTTGGGAATGCACCAAACCAGACGTTCGGCTCCACCGTGTACTGCAGTTGCTGATTATCTCCAAGTATATCTGGCCCAAGGCAGGTTAGCTTCACTTTTCCATCTTTTTCATTCAGTTCCACTACCTGAAAGAAAAATAGCATATGGGATAACAGGAAGAACTTCTAAGAACTAAACATGATCTTAATTGATAAATTTCAAATCTTCAATCCTTTGCTGCTACTTTAATGGCAGAAAAGATATAGAGAAAGCACTCAAAATTCCTGATAAGACAGTTGAGTCCTGGTATGATTTGCAAAAATCTTGgcaaaactccaagaaatgAATGATGAATATGGGCTTATggttaaattaaaactaatgcAATTCAACTAAAGGATGGTTGTTGCACCGTCAAAGGCTCTCCCATGTAAAAGTGCCAGGTTTCTGCACATGGAATTCGGTGAAGG
Proteins encoded in this window:
- the LOC117924870 gene encoding sm-like protein LSM1B codes for the protein MSWAGPEDLLFSTSLASYLDKKLLVLLRDGRKLLGVLRSFDQFANAVLEGACERAIVGDIYCDIPLGLYVIRGENVVLLGELDLDKEELPPHMTRVPEAEIKRAQKAEREATDLKGSMRKRMEFLDFD
- the LOC117924869 gene encoding uncharacterized protein LOC117924869 encodes the protein MASTSEIVAKLNLQPHPEGGFFSETLRDTSVILPKSILPSEYKVERPVSTSIFFLLPSGNISCLHRIPCAETWHFYMGEPLTVVELNEKDGKVKLTCLGPDILGDNQQLQYTVEPNVWFGAFPTKDLSIPPNGVPEKNPARDGEHHYSLVGCTCAPAFQFEDFELGKRSELISQFPDNELFISLLTYPE